One region of Salvia miltiorrhiza cultivar Shanhuang (shh) chromosome 3, IMPLAD_Smil_shh, whole genome shotgun sequence genomic DNA includes:
- the LOC131016900 gene encoding F-box/kelch-repeat protein At3g06240-like — protein MEIESSSQQSLHLPEEIIGEILPRLPVKSLLRFRCVSKSWGSLIGSERLIKKHHQNSMKNPSFLQQRFIVETDSVEWPQQCSLLSVLSGPINTIPFSPLAYPTNNTLPMGYHFAYPRNTTLSIGYEIVGSCNGLLCIVDDENIFHLWNPSTRIISKKLPEISLVNYLDDFDNFGFGWVESSDEYKVFVNVVKSDSSVGEIYSTRTKSWKTIDLCPYFLPFRKGGVFAGGKLYWMYEDDKVIIFLDLKSEEFGRIEIPFDQEMYGEFEQDNYGIVGVLGGFVCVLCFNYQIRGYRVWVTKESWEKVLTLSHLLELLQPPLVKGLNGDILVNCGSTVVVYDCQDNVFRDLKYCSCCEDSEFNSHEDCVDSISHDVYVESLVSPEDF, from the coding sequence ATGGAGATCGAAAGCAGTAGTCAGCAATCTCTCCATCTTCCGGAAGAAATCATTGGAGAAATACTGCCAAGACTGCCGGTGAAATCACTGTTGAGATTCAGGTGCGTTTCGAAATCATGGGGCTCTTTAATTGGCAGCGAAAGATTAATAAAAAAACACCACCAAAATTCGATGAAAAACCCATCTTTCCTCCAACAAAGGTTCATTGTAGAGACGGATTCGGTTGAATGGCCTCAGCAATGTTCTCTGCTGTCGGTTTTGAGCGGACCGATAAATACTATCCCTTTTTCTCCTTTAGCTTATCCAACGAATAACACATTGCCGATGGGATATCACTTTGCTTATCCAAGGAATACTACATTGTCGATCGGATATGAAATTGTGGGGAGCTGTAATGGGCTTCTCTGCATTGTCgatgatgaaaatatatttcACTTGTGGAACCCATCCACTAGAATAATCTCCAAGAAACTGCCAGAAATTTCACTTGTTAATTATCTCGACGATTTTGATAATTTCGGGTTCGGTTGGGTTGAATCGAGTGATGAGTACAAGGTGTTTGTGAATGTGGTTAAATCTGACTCCAGCGTCGGTGAAATTTATAGTACAAGGacaaaatcatggaaaacaaTTGATCTCTGCCCATATTTCCTTCCATTTAGGAAGGGGGGAGTGTTTGCAGGTGGGAAGCTTTACTGGATGTACGAAGATGATAAAGTTATTATTTTCTTGGACTTGAAGAGTGAGGAGTTTGGAAGGATTGAGATTCCCTTTGATCAAGAGATGTATGGAGAGTTTGAACAAGATAATTACGGCATTGTGGGTGTGCTTGGTGGTTTCGTTTGTGTGCTATGTTTTAATTATCAGATTAGAGGCTATCGAGTTTGGGTTACGAAGGAGTCTTGGGAGAAAGTGTTGACTCTTTCTCATCTTCTCGAGCTTCTTCAACCACCATTGGTGAAAGGTCTAAATGGAGACATTTTGGTAAACTGTGGATCCACTGTGGTGGTCTATGATTGTCAGGATAATGTGTTCCGCGACCTCAAGTATTGTTCCTGTTGTGAGGATTCTGAGTTCAACAGCCACGAGGATTGTGTCGATTCAATTTCACATGATGTCTATGTTGAAAGTTTAGTCTCGCCAGAAGATTTTTGA